From a single Arvicanthis niloticus isolate mArvNil1 chromosome 19, mArvNil1.pat.X, whole genome shotgun sequence genomic region:
- the Smim15 gene encoding small integral membrane protein 15, with protein sequence MLNIKAWAEYVVEWAAKDPYGFLTTVILALTPLFLASAVLSWKLAKMIEAREKEQKKKQKRQENIAKAKRLKKD encoded by the coding sequence ATGCTTAACATAAAGGCTTGGGCTGAGTATGTTGTGGAGTGGGCTGCAAAGGACCCATATGGCTTCCTCACCACAGTTATCTTGGCGCTCACGCCACTGTTCCTAGCTAGTGCTGTACTGTCCTGGAAGTTGGCCAAGATGATTGAAGCCAGAGAGAAGgagcaaaagaagaaacaaaaacggCAAGAAAACATTGCAAAAGCTAAACGACTAAAGAAGGATTGA